TAACCATTAATAACTAAAAATTAAGCCTTTTTGAGGTTTTCAGCAACCTTATCCCAGTTTACTACATTCCAGAATGCAGCGATGTAATCAGGGCGTTTGTTTTGATAGTGCAGATAATATGCGTGTTCCCAAACATCTAATCCTAAAATTGGTGTTCCTTTTACTTCTGCAATATCCATAATCGGATTGTCCTGGTTTGCAGTGGAACTGATAGCAAGCTTGCCGCCATTTGCAGTCAACCAAGCCCAGCCAGATCCGAAACGGGTCGTTGCAGCTTTACCAAATGCTTCTTTAAATTTATCGAAAGAACCGAATTGTGCGTTAATCGCATCAGCAACAGCACCTTTTGGAACACCGCCTTTTCCGGCACCCATTACTTCCCAGAAGAAAGTGTGGTTCCAGTGTCCGCCTGCATTGTTACGGATTGCAGCTGGTGCTTTTCCGGCAGTTTTTACAATTTCTTCAAGTGATTTCTTTTCGTATTCTGTGCCTTTTATAGCATCATTCAAGTTTTTTACATAAGCGGCGTGGTGTTTGCCGTAATGTATTTCCATCGTCAATTTATCTATACTCGGTTCAAGCGCTGCGAAATCGTAAGGTAGCGGAGCCTGTTTGAAAGGGGCAGTTTCCAATAATATTCCTGATGAAGTTTCTGCAAATGCAAAATCAGCAAGTGCGCCAACCGCCAAAGAGCCTCCGGCTAATGTGCGCAAAAAATCTGTTCTATTCATGATACT
The nucleotide sequence above comes from Dyadobacter subterraneus. Encoded proteins:
- a CDS encoding superoxide dismutase, translated to MNRTDFLRTLAGGSLAVGALADFAFAETSSGILLETAPFKQAPLPYDFAALEPSIDKLTMEIHYGKHHAAYVKNLNDAIKGTEYEKKSLEEIVKTAGKAPAAIRNNAGGHWNHTFFWEVMGAGKGGVPKGAVADAINAQFGSFDKFKEAFGKAATTRFGSGWAWLTANGGKLAISSTANQDNPIMDIAEVKGTPILGLDVWEHAYYLHYQNKRPDYIAAFWNVVNWDKVAENLKKA